From Toxotes jaculatrix isolate fToxJac2 chromosome 1, fToxJac2.pri, whole genome shotgun sequence, a single genomic window includes:
- the LOC121182327 gene encoding ubiquitin-conjugating enzyme E2 Q2-like, whose protein sequence is MSVSGLKAELKFLESIFDPNHERFRIIDWKPDELSCQFNVTGEKLLIIHCNITESYPSTPPIWFVDSDDPSLTQVLERLEDVRKGNTLLLQQLKKLICDLCRLYNLPQHPDVEMLDQPLPTATVGQDRKHGTEEVTSEEEEEEEMGEDIEDLDHYEMKEEEPVDGKKSEDDGIEKENLAILEKIRKNQRQDHLNGAVSGSVQASDRLMKELREIYRSQSYKTGIYSVELVNDSLYEWHVKLRTVDPDSPLHSDLQVLKEKEGMDYILLNFSYKDNFPFDPPFVRVVSPVLSGGYVLGGGALCMELLTKQGWSSAYSIESVIMQINATLVKGKARVQFGANKNQYNLARAQQSYKSLVQIHEKNGWYTPPKEDG, encoded by the exons ATGTCGGTGTCGGGGCTGAAGGCCGAACTGAAGTTTTTGGAGTCAATTTTTGATCCAAACCACGAACGCTTCAGGATCATTGACTGGAAGCCTGACGAGCTGAGCTGTCAGTTTAATGTAACTGGGGAAAAGCTGTTAATTATCCACTGTAACATAACG GAATCTTATCCATCTACGCCGCCAATATGGTTTGTGGACTCTGATGACCCGAGCTTGACTCAAGTTTTGGAGAGGTTGGAGGATGTGAGAAAAGGCAATACCCTG cTTTTGCAGCAGTTGAAGAAGCTCATTTGTGACCTTTGTCGGCTGTACAACCTCCCCCAGCATCCCGATGTGGAGATGCTGGACCAGCCCCTGCCTACAGCCACAGTGGGACAAGACCGAAAG CATGGGACAGAAGAGGTCACatctgaagaagaggaggaggaggagatgggagag gacatAGAGGATCTGGACCACtatgaaatgaaagaggaggagcCTGTGGATGGGAAAAAATCTGAGGATGATGGCATCGAGAAGGAGAATCTGGCCATCCTGGAGAAGATCCGAAAGAACCAGAGGCAGGATCACTTGAAT GGAGCTGTATCTGGCTCAGTGCAAGCCTCTGACCGCCTGATGAAGGAGCTTAGAGAGATCTACAGGTCTCAGAGTTACAAGACAG GCATCTACTCAGTTGAGCTTGTTAACGACAGCCTGTATGAATGGCACGTCAAACTAAGGAC GGTGGATCCAGACAGCCCCTTACACAGTGATTTACAAGTCctaaaggaaaaggaaggaatgGATTACATTTTACTAAACTTCTCGTATAAA GATAATTTCCCCTTTGATCCACCCTTTGTCCGGGTAGTTTCGCCTGTGCTTTCTGGAGG TTATGTTCTTGGAGGAGGTGCCCTGTGCATGGAACTTCTGACCAAACAG GGTTGGAGCAGTGCCTATTCCATTGAGTCTGTCATCATGCAGATCAATGCCACATTAGTCAAAGGAAAAGCCAGAGTGCAGTTTGGAGCCAATAAA AACCAGTACAATCTTGCCAGAGCACAGCAGTCCTACAAATCCCTGGTTCAGATCCATGAAAAGAACG